Within Eggerthella sp. YY7918, the genomic segment CGCGTTGAACCGCCGGCTACCACGACCGAGCGGTAAGGGCAAAGCCCTTGCCCTACGAGTTCAAAGGACGGAACCACTATGAGCGATCTTGCTAATTTAAAACCTACAATCAGGCTCTCCATTATGAATCCCAGCTCGGAGAGCGGATCGCTGTTCGGTCGCGGTATCGCCAGCCTGTGTTTAGGTGTACGCGAGTCCGGCTCGCTCAACGCAGCCGCCAAGAATATGGGCATGGCCTACAGCAAGGCATGGCGCATTATTAAAGAGACGGAGCAGGCGCTTGATCTGCAACTGCTCAACCGCGACGGCGCACACGGCAGCGAATTGACCGAAGCCGGCAACCAGCTGCTCGACGCGTATCTGGCTATTGAAAAGAAACTGCAAAACATTGCCGAAGACGAGTTTTCCCAGATAGTAAGCTAACAAAAGGCCACCGGCATGCAGCGTTCAGCTTCTTTCTTCCGCTCAACAGAAAAGATGGTGCCTTCCGCACCAGCGGATAAAGCGAACTCCCTACGTGCCGACGAAGCGCCCCAAAGAACAGCGCCGTTTTCCAAAAAGACAGCTCCCCGCTCAAACAGATGTCTCTTCGGGTTTCGATCCGGAAAAACATGGCACAAGGTTTGTATTATTCTGCTTTTTGCTGCCGTTTATATCGCCTTTGTACTGACCGCCGTTCCTCCAGTTCCGGCCGGCAATGGCGATGTCGTC encodes:
- a CDS encoding winged helix-turn-helix domain-containing protein; amino-acid sequence: MSDLANLKPTIRLSIMNPSSESGSLFGRGIASLCLGVRESGSLNAAAKNMGMAYSKAWRIIKETEQALDLQLLNRDGAHGSELTEAGNQLLDAYLAIEKKLQNIAEDEFSQIVS